CAGCGGGATCACGAACGTGAAGAGGAAGCTCAGCGTCCCCCGGAAGATCGTGGAGGGCCAGCGGGCGGCGTCGAAGATCGAGCTGAACAGGTAGCTCAGGTTGTCGACTTTCACGACGTAGAACGCGGCGCTCACGGTGAGGATCCACATCGAGTAGAGCAACAGCGTCGACGTGAGCAGGAGGAACGCGGCGGCCAGCAACCCGGCGGGCGACGGCGCCCGGCCGAGGAGCCGGAAGGCGTAGACGAAGACGACGATCGCCGTCAGGACGTTGGTGGCGCGCCAGGGCTGGAACTTCGAGGTGGAGACGAGGAACTGGGCGTCCGCCGGCTTGAGGAGGACGAAGTCGAGGGTCCCCTTGCGGATGTGCTCCACGACGCTCGTCAGGCTGGGATTGATGGCCCCCTCCAGGATGCCTTGGAGCAGGATGAACCAGCCCGTGACCAGAAGCGCTTCGCCGAACGACCATCCGGCGATGGTCTCTCGCGACCGGAAGACGACGAAGAGAGGCACCAGCGCCGTCGTGGCCCACAGGATTTCCAGCAGTCCGTCGGCGATGAAGTCGAAGCGGTATTGGAGCAGCGTGAGCGTCGACGCCCGCAGCTGCGCGCCGAAGAGCCGCCCGTAACGCCACAGCCAGCTCAATCATCCTCCGTAGGCGGCGAACCGCTGCAGGCCTTTGCGCCACAGCAGGATCGTCCCGCCCATCATCAGCGCCGCCCAGCCCCATTGGCGGCCGAGCAAGGCGAGGGCCGCCGCGCGATCGTGTGCGCCGGTCATCAGCTCGAC
The genomic region above belongs to Candidatus Polarisedimenticolia bacterium and contains:
- a CDS encoding ABC-2 family transporter protein, whose product is MWRYGRLFGAQLRASTLTLLQYRFDFIADGLLEILWATTALVPLFVVFRSRETIAGWSFGEALLVTGWFILLQGILEGAINPSLTSVVEHIRKGTLDFVLLKPADAQFLVSTSKFQPWRATNVLTAIVVFVYAFRLLGRAPSPAGLLAAAFLLLTSTLLLYSMWILTVSAAFYVVKVDNLSYLFSSIFDAARWPSTIFRGTLSFLFTFVIPLALMTTYPALAMLGRLTPSTLLLAFAGSMLFALLARLIWLRSIGKYTSASS